The following are encoded in a window of Bacillota bacterium genomic DNA:
- the rpsS gene encoding 30S ribosomal protein S19 yields the protein MSRSLKKGPYVNEKLLAKIRALNEKGHKEVIKTWSRASTIFPEMVGHTIAVHDGRRHVPIYITEDMVGHKLGEFAPTRTFRGHGAHTERSTALK from the coding sequence CGTGAATGAAAAACTGCTCGCAAAGATACGGGCGCTCAACGAGAAGGGTCACAAAGAAGTCATAAAGACGTGGTCCAGAGCCTCAACCATCTTCCCCGAGATGGTGGGCCACACGATCGCGGTCCATGACGGCCGCAGGCACGTTCCGATCTACATCACCGAGGATATGGTCGGTCACAAGCTGGGAGAGTTCGCTCCGACGAGGACCTTCCGCGGGCATGGGGCCCACACTGAAAGGTCCACGGCGTTGAAGTAA
- the rplV gene encoding 50S ribosomal protein L22: protein MEARAVARYVRIAPRKARQVMDLIRGKSASDAMAILRFTPKKGARIIIKVLKSAMANAEHNFEMNKDDLYVAEARVDEGPTMKRWRPRMRGIPVRIMKRTSHITVVLKEKEG from the coding sequence ATGGAAGCTCGCGCTGTTGCGCGTTACGTGAGAATAGCTCCGCGAAAGGCTAGGCAGGTCATGGACCTGATACGGGGCAAGAGCGCTTCGGACGCCATGGCGATCTTGAGGTTCACGCCCAAGAAAGGCGCGAGGATCATCATCAAGGTCCTGAAGTCAGCTATGGCGAACGCGGAGCACAACTTCGAAATGAACAAGGACGACCTCTACGTGGCAGAGGCCAGGGTCGATGAAGGCCCTACCATGAAACGTTGGCGGCCGAGGATGCGCGGGATCCCAGTGAGGATCATGAAGCGCACGAGCCACATAACCGTAGTCCTGAAAGAGAAGGAGGGGTGA